The sequence CCTCCGCAGCGGCGGGTTCGAGACCGTCGACGAGGTCGTATTCGCGCGTCCGAACGACCTGCGCCTGCTCGGTGCCCGAACGCTGGAAGGGTTTGCCGCGCGCGTAGACTCGCGCGCCAAGCGCCTGGTGGCGGCGGGGCCGCTGCCGGTAGCGTAGTAGCGTCGGGCGTCAAACCGGCGGTACCGCGGGAAGTTGGGTGCGGTCAGGCGCGTTCAGCTCCTTTGCCCGCGTTGGTTGGCGCGCTCCGGGCCGGGCGGCGGCGAGCGGAAGCGAGTGCGCGCGCTACCCGGTCGAGTTCCACCAGTATGTCGAACCGTCGGGAGATGGCCTCAGGCGACATGTCCCGGGACTCGCCGCGGCTCTCGGCTTGGCCTGCAGTACGGGTATTACACGAGGATCGGGGAGGGGCCGCCCCCGAGTCTCGAAGTCGTCGATCACGTCTGCTATCACTTCGCACAATTCCTGGTAGACCTGCACCGGGTCATCGCCATGGATTCCGGTGATCAAGTCCGGGCATGTTCCGATGTACGCCCCGTCCTCGTCGCTCCACTCCACCCACTTGTGATACCGGTTGATGGCTCTCATGGCCACCCGAGCACACCCCGCGGCTCTGCCGGTGTCAACCAATTGCCGCTGGTCACTACCGGCGCGTCCCGGCGATGATCTTGGGCCGGGGGCGTAGCCCCGTGCCGCGAGTGCGGTACGATGTGCAACAGGGGGCGGGAGTGGCACACACGTACGATGCGATCGTTATTGGTACCGGACAGGCGGGGCCCAGCTTGGCGGCGGAGCTGTCGGCGGCCGGCATGCGGACGGCGGTGATCGAGCGCCACCTGTTCGGGGGGACGTGCGTCAACGTCGGCTGCATTCCCACGAAGGCGCTGGTAGCGAGCGCCCGCGCGGCTCACGTCGCCCGCCGCGCCGCCGACTTCGGGGTGGTAATCGGGGGCGAGGTGGCGGTCGACATGGCGCGGGTGAAGGCGCGCAAGGACGCCATCGTGCGGCGCTCGGCCACGGGCGTGGAACGCTGGATGAAGTCGTTGGCCAACTGCACCGTGTTCCGGGGCCACGGCCGGTTCGAGGGCGACCACCGGGTGCGGGTGGGCGACGAGGTGCTGGAGGCGGAGCGGGTCTTCATCAACGTGGGTGCGCGCGCGTTCGTGCCGCCGCTTCCGGGCGTGGAGGAGGTGGACTACCTGACCAACTCCACGATCATGGAGCTGGACACCCTGCCGGAGCACCTGGTGATCGTGGGCGGCGGCTACATCGGGCTGGAGTTCGCGCAGATGTTCCGCCGCTTCGGCAGCGAGGTGACGCTGATCGACCGCGGCGACCGGCTGATAGGGCGCGAGTCGGAGGACGTGTCGGCGGCGGTGGCGGCGATCCTGGAGGGTGAGGGGGTACGGCTGCGGCTGGGCGCCGAGTGCATGGCGTTCGAGCGCCGCGGGGCGGCGGTGGCGGCCACCCTGGAGTGCCGCGACGACGAGCCGGAGGTGGCCGGCTCGCACCTGCTGCTGGCGGTGGGCCGGCGCCCCAACACCGACGACCTGGGGCTGGAGACCACCGGCATCGAGGTGAACGCGCGCGGCCACATCCGGGTGGACGATGCCCTGCAGACCTGCGTGCCGGGGGTGTGGGCGCTCGGCGAGTGCAACGGGCGCGGCGCCTTTACCCACACCGCCTACCACGACTACGAGATCGTCGCCGGCAACCTGCTGCACGGCGACCCGCGGCGGGTGACCGACCGTATCGACTGCTACGCGCTGTACATCGACCCGCCGCTCGGCCGGGTGGGCATGACCGAGGCTCAGGTGCGCACGTCGGGCCGCCGCGCCCTGGTCGCCACGCGCCCGATGACCCGGGTCGGGCGCGCCGTGGAGAAGAGCGAGACGCAGGGGTTCATGAAGGTGCTGGTGGACGCGGAGACCGAGCGCATCCTGGGCGCCGCCATCCTCGGCGTCGGCGGCGACGAGGTGATCCACTCGATCCTGGACGTGATGTACGCCGACGCCCCCTACACCGTGATCCGCCGCGCCGTGCACATCCACCCCACCGTCGCCGAGCTGATCCCCACCATGCTCGCCGACTTGGAGCCGTTGGAGTAACCGTCTTCGGGGCCGCTACGAAACGGGCGCCCGGCGCGATACACCACCCTTTCGTCGAAGATTCAGGCCTTGCAAATACGGATCCGGTACGTCTATCCGGTCGCCTGGCCGGTTGCGAAAGACTCCAAGCTCGACCAGGTAATCCACGAGCCGCCCCGGGCGTTCCTCCGGAGGCCAAACGTTCCCGCGATGGCTCGATGCCCACGGCCGGTCCCAGTCCGCGCCAAGCATGGCTACGATCTGGTTACGAGACCACGGGACCAAGCGCTGCTTGCCGATGCGCTCCCTCACCCCCTCCAGCCATGGCCACTCGCTACTGATCGCTTGTGTAACGTGATCCTGCGATACATCGTCGAGAGCCTGGCGCAGGGCGGCCGGATGCAGGAGCCTTGGCGGCGACAGCGTTCGATTCGGGGCTTCCTTCAGAGCTGCCTGCTCGTAGAGTCGTACCAGCGTGCGAGGCGACACCTGTCCATTCCCGTCCCGCAGGTGATCGAGTACCCAGTTGCGGACGTAGCCCTTCTTTTTCTCCGCTCCCATGTACTCCCCCGAGAACCGCTCCAGCAAGGCGTGCGCATTGTCGGGTCGTTCGACTTTCGGCAGCAATCCGAGCGTGCTGTCCCGTTCAAACGATAGCCGTGCGCCGCGGCAGTAGTCAGCGAGAGACTCCGAAGTATTGGCGATGCGCTTTACCAGCATGCCGAGTATGGCGGTGTCGGACCATATGAGTTCGGCTCGGGTAGCGGCAAGCTTCGCAAAGTCGGCGGTACCCATATTGGCATGACGGCGGAACAGGTCGGATCGCAGAAATATTTTCGCCCTGATTCGCCGCCATCGACGGCTGTAGTCCGACCAGAAAGCAATGAGCCCACGTACCAGACGGGACATGAGTTGCCAGTCGAATCCCCCCAGCGTGTCGAGTTCGTCGTAGCCCACGAAGATCCAGCGGCCAGCCTCCTCCAACCGTTTTTCCAGCATATCCAATGCGGCGGTGGGGTTTACGGAGAGCTCTCGTTCGGCCTTGAGAACCGCGCCAAGATCAGCGGCAACCGGTCGCACCACCGGATCCAGATGGCTCCGATGATTGCTGTCAAGCTTGTCCGCCAGCGTGCGGACCAGCATAACGTACCAAAGGGCCCTTGCGGTGCTGTCCGAGTCGATGTGTTGAGCGAGTGCACGGTCGTCTGGGAATGCAGTGCCGGAAGGATGGGCACGCTTCCATTCGGCGGAAGAGGATCTTATCTGGAATCCTGCCGACCCCGGTGCATAGCGCATGATGGCGTCTCCGAGATCGTCATTCTCCGAGAAGAACGCGCTGAACAGCTCACTCTTTCCGGAACCACGCGGACCAACGACGAGTACGACGTTGGGATCGAGGGCTCTGAGATGTTCCGGGACAGGGTGCAGACGTCGTGCGAATAGATCGCCGGACTCAGCCTCCGCCTGACCGTAGCCAAGGTTGCTGATTTGGGCCCGCAGCTCTGCACAATCTTGTTTGGTGAGCCGTTTCCTCACTCGGGTACCTACCGGGCTCGCGCCTGACTGGTCCGCACGCGCTCGGCGAGTCTGCGGTAGGGTTCACCGTCCAGCAGGACATCCTTCGCAACCTCATCGAGTTCGCGAAATAGTACAAGACGCTCATCGTACGACAGGGGCACGGGAACGTGCGGTGCATCGCTGCTCTCCACGTCGTCCACCGTCCAGAATTGGTCCCCCTGATCCGGTGCGGCGTAGTATCGGTCGCTGAACACGTCCTGGGCGCGGTCGGTAAACCAAGCCACCGATTCCTGATATTGGCGTTCCTGGGAGCGCGGCACCATGGCTGCTACCAAGACACACTCGGCCTGTGGTCTCTGCGCGCGTACTTGGTCGGCCCCAAGTCGTTCCAGTATCATCGCCAGTCCGCGCCAGCTTGCTTCCGCGAGCGTTCCAACCACCACGTGCACGTGGCACAGGCCTCCCATTACGAACCCCGATACGTTCGCAAGGCCGGCTCGTGCGTCAATGAGGATCCAGTCCGGAGCAAGCTCTTGGCGAATCTGCTCAAGTAGCCGGACAAACGGATGGGTCTCGCCCCCGTGGAGGGTTGCGTAGTCGAGCCGCGCCAGCTTCGCGACGTACCTGCCATCGGTCGTCCCTGCCGGGAAGACCATGATCTCTCCAGTTCCGGAGAACAACGAGGGCGGACAACGATGGAAGTAGTCGCTCAAGTCGAGCTCGTCGTTGCCGCCGAGGAGAGGTTGCTCGATCAGGTAGTCGACGACCCCCCAGGATGCGGTAGCACCATCGTGGGCGCTCAACAGGAACCCCACGCCCGGAGCGTCGAGATCGGCATCGAGGACCACGACCCGCTCACCGGCTGCAGCCAGGTGCAGGGCCGTGGCAGCCAGCGCCGTCGACCGTCCTACTCCGCCCTTGAAGGAGTAGAAGGAAGTGATGGTCGGCCTTCCCCTAGCCGCGGTCCAGGGGGGCGCCGCGGGTGCTTCGAACCAGCCCTCCTTGGTGCGTTGTCGTTCCATGACGCGCACCCCGCCGGTGTCGCCGATGGGAGTGCCTTGTTGCCATGCCTCAGCTTGCCATTCGCCGTCGGGAGGCTCGTTCTTGCCGGAGCCACGAAGCACCTCACGAGTCCAATAGTTGGGCGCTTCGTCCTGGAGAACCTGATCGATCTCGACACTCGCCGCCTCCCAACGCGACTTCGGGCACCAGAGGATGACCCGGAGCCGGGCAAACAGGTCCTTGATCAGCAGGATGCGCCATGATGACGGCTTGTCTGACAGAAATCTCTTCAGGATGGATTCTGCACGGTCGTGGGCCTCGTCGACGTGGAGCATCAAATCACTCCGTCGAGACGCAGGCCGCCGATGACTCTCGAATACACAGCGCCGGCTTCTTGTAGCCACGACCCGGCAACAGTGGACGTGACCCTGCCGCCCGCACGGTAGCGCATCTCGGGGTTCCAGCTCAGAATACGCGCATTACTCAGGAGCGCGGCAGCAGTAGCGAAGTGGCGCTGCGTTTGTGGACCGGCTTGAGCGGCAATCGCGCCAAGTGAGCGGCGGATGCCGGCCAAGTCGTGAGATCGGAGACCTCGCCCGGTCTGCACCTGAATCAGTGCCTTCAACGCACACTCCACTACGTAGCCCGCCAGATAGGCGGCGCCGTCGGGGCGCGATCCGGTCATGAGAACCCCGGCGTCCTTGAGGTGCTTGCCAGCGGCTTCCGGATAGTCATCGCCGTTGCCCTGTCGGAGACGACTCACTGGCAGCCCTCCGTGGTGTCAAGCAGTCTCACCCCCTTACGGTGCTGCGACTCCCGGCAATCCGTCAACTGCACCGCGCACCACGACTACGAGATCGTCGCCGGCCACATCGACCCGTCGCTCGGCCGTGGAGATGACCGAGCCGCAGGTGCACGCCTCGGGCCGCCGCGCCGGGTGTCGTCTCGCATCCGGCACCGGCGCCGTCGGTGGTGAACGACTCTACTGGCGGGTCGCGCTGAATGCGCCTACCACGGAGAAGGGGAAGGGATTGTCGGTGGTCACCCCCCACGTACCGGCTGCCACGCCGTCTTCGAAGAAGGCCGCTCCCCACTTGCCGTGGGCGCCCGGTTGCCGGTTACCGCCGATGGCGAACGCGGTCTCCCCCTTCCGCAGGCCGTCCGGCGGCGCCGCGGCCGCGATCTCGAGTCCTATGGTGGGAAGCGCATCGTCGAGTTCCACCTGCACACCGTCGACGGACTGGACCTGGTCGATTGCACCGGTAAGGGAGCCGTCTTCGGCCAGTTCAAGCACGACCCGCGCGGTGAAGAATTCCACAATGCCGGCGTCATCCGTGTACACGCCGATGGTGGTGCCGCCGTAGATGCCAGGGACTGGGCTGAGGTCTGCCGCCTTGGCCAGCCCGTCGGCAAACATGCCCCAGACGACCCCGTTTGCCGTGTGGTACATCCAGGGGCCGAACACCACCGGATCGGTCGCATCGAAGTGCGGCGTCGGCACCCCCGACACGCTCGATATCCGGGAAACGACCGCCGCCACCGCGTTCTGGCCGCTGTCCGTGAAGTATCTCAAGCCGCTGGCTGGATCAATGTCACGGGTAACATCCTGGGTCAGGAGGCGCGTCTCGATCCGGACGCCGTTGCCCGTCCAGCTCACGCGGTCTGCGGTGATTCCTGCCTCGCCTCTGCTGCCCTGGGTCACGCTGCCGGCGCGCGGCGCGTTGCGGGCGGCAGCGGACATCAGGTCCGTGGCTGGGTTGCCCACCTCGGGCGGTGTCCCCACTGCCGGCGGCTGCGTGTTCCCGTTCTGCGGCCTGCTCTCGCGTGGTGGGGATTCGGGTGCTGAGCAGGTGGACAGGACAAGCAGCGCGAACGCCGCGGCCGCAACGAGGCTCAGTGATCGTGCTCTGGTCCGAAAAAGCCGGCGGGCGGGCGATGCTTGGGCATCGGGTTTCATCGTCTTCCGTGTCACGGAGTGACCGTACAGTCTCATGGAGACACCTCCTCGGACGCCGGCTCTGCCGGAGCACACACCGATTCGTCCGGCACCTCAATCAACGGGTACCGCGGGCAGCCGTACAAGTCAACTCAGCATCACTTTGTCTGGATGGATCGTGTTCCTTGGGGAACAGAGAGACCATATTCATCACCCGCCCTGGCACCCGATCGACCTTCTGCTCCCTGTGCGACCGTCGATGGCGCTGTGGTTCCGTCCGAGCGTCCTCATTGCCCAGGACCCAAGTCGTGGTTCAGCGAGCGCGAATAGCCCGAATAGCGCGAGTGCCGGCGATTGACCGTGCTCGTCTTGTTCTGCCATCATGCGCCGATCAAATTCACACATACTCGGGTGTGCCACTCGGCCCTGTCCAGCCGGAGAAGGCCCAACCCCGAGAAGGGAGACACTCATGAGAACCAAGACACTTGCCGGGGCGCTGGTCCTGGCGTTCGCGGCGACCGGACTGTGGGGCCAGATCGGCGGCCTGCCGCGGGAAGAGAGCCTGATCATCCAGAATCCGGAGGGGATTCCGGCCAATCCGGGCTGCTTCAACCTCTGGTGGGGGTGCGGCGGCGGCTGGTCGACCGGCTTGCACCAGCTCGCGCTCGACACCTTCTGGTATATCGACCCCAACGCGGGCGTCGACGGCGTGATCCACAACTCGCTCGCCTCCGGGCCGCCCGAGTACAATGACGACTTCACCGAGATGACCGTGTACCTGCGCCCCGGCATCTACTGGAGCGACGGCGTGGAGTTCACCTCCGCGGACGTCGTCTACACGGTCGAGTCGCAGATCGAGCACCCGAGCGCCACCTGGAGCGGGGCGTTCAGCACCAACGTCGATTCGGTGCAGGCCATCGACGACCACACTGTCCGCTTCATCCTGAAGAAGCCGAACTCGCGCTTCCAGGCGGTATTCTCGGTGCGCTGGAACGCGGCCTGGATCATCCCCAAGCACATCTTCGAGAACGAGGATCCCACCACGTTCGAGTTCAACCCGCCGGTGAGCCTGGGGCCGTACACCCTGCACA is a genomic window of Spirochaetaceae bacterium containing:
- a CDS encoding P-loop NTPase, with the protein product MLHVDEAHDRAESILKRFLSDKPSSWRILLIKDLFARLRVILWCPKSRWEAASVEIDQVLQDEAPNYWTREVLRGSGKNEPPDGEWQAEAWQQGTPIGDTGGVRVMERQRTKEGWFEAPAAPPWTAARGRPTITSFYSFKGGVGRSTALAATALHLAAAGERVVVLDADLDAPGVGFLLSAHDGATASWGVVDYLIEQPLLGGNDELDLSDYFHRCPPSLFSGTGEIMVFPAGTTDGRYVAKLARLDYATLHGGETHPFVRLLEQIRQELAPDWILIDARAGLANVSGFVMGGLCHVHVVVGTLAEASWRGLAMILERLGADQVRAQRPQAECVLVAAMVPRSQERQYQESVAWFTDRAQDVFSDRYYAAPDQGDQFWTVDDVESSDAPHVPVPLSYDERLVLFRELDEVAKDVLLDGEPYRRLAERVRTSQARAR
- a CDS encoding FAD-containing oxidoreductase; amino-acid sequence: MAHTYDAIVIGTGQAGPSLAAELSAAGMRTAVIERHLFGGTCVNVGCIPTKALVASARAAHVARRAADFGVVIGGEVAVDMARVKARKDAIVRRSATGVERWMKSLANCTVFRGHGRFEGDHRVRVGDEVLEAERVFINVGARAFVPPLPGVEEVDYLTNSTIMELDTLPEHLVIVGGGYIGLEFAQMFRRFGSEVTLIDRGDRLIGRESEDVSAAVAAILEGEGVRLRLGAECMAFERRGAAVAATLECRDDEPEVAGSHLLLAVGRRPNTDDLGLETTGIEVNARGHIRVDDALQTCVPGVWALGECNGRGAFTHTAYHDYEIVAGNLLHGDPRRVTDRIDCYALYIDPPLGRVGMTEAQVRTSGRRALVATRPMTRVGRAVEKSETQGFMKVLVDAETERILGAAILGVGGDEVIHSILDVMYADAPYTVIRRAVHIHPTVAELIPTMLADLEPLE
- a CDS encoding HEPN domain-containing protein; this translates as MSRLRQGNGDDYPEAAGKHLKDAGVLMTGSRPDGAAYLAGYVVECALKALIQVQTGRGLRSHDLAGIRRSLGAIAAQAGPQTQRHFATAAALLSNARILSWNPEMRYRAGGRVTSTVAGSWLQEAGAVYSRVIGGLRLDGVI